A region from the Gemmatimonadota bacterium genome encodes:
- a CDS encoding asparaginase, with the protein MALVFTGGTISMRFDAGAGGAVPALGAEEILAAAGGIREVADLRIEEFGRFPGPHMSMAREWSLRNRLAALVSDPAIDGVVVTHGTDTIEESAYLATRSIDTEKPIVFTGAMRNASELSWDGPANLSDAVRVAASTDARGYGALVVLNGRVFSALDVTKAHTHLLDAFESPGLGPVGVVDDGDVVFRRMLPPSSPVLAPAQLADPVDIILAYSGADGRLVDAARGTARGLVVAALGRGNVPPAMSEAIGRCVGDGLPVVVASRAPRGRVGQTYGYEGGGRHLARLGAIFTGARRPQQARIDLMLALGAGLSGDALRAVFDG; encoded by the coding sequence GTGGCCCTGGTCTTTACCGGGGGGACCATCTCCATGCGCTTTGACGCCGGGGCGGGCGGCGCGGTGCCAGCGTTAGGCGCCGAGGAGATCCTGGCCGCGGCCGGTGGGATCCGCGAGGTGGCCGACCTGCGCATCGAGGAGTTTGGCCGGTTTCCCGGCCCCCACATGTCGATGGCCCGCGAGTGGTCCCTGCGCAATCGCCTGGCGGCGCTGGTCTCGGATCCGGCGATCGATGGCGTGGTGGTGACCCACGGTACCGACACGATCGAGGAATCGGCGTACCTCGCGACGCGCTCCATCGACACCGAGAAGCCCATCGTCTTCACCGGGGCCATGCGCAATGCGTCGGAGTTGAGCTGGGATGGACCCGCCAACCTCAGCGATGCGGTGCGGGTCGCGGCGTCGACCGACGCCCGGGGGTATGGCGCGCTCGTGGTCCTGAACGGGCGTGTGTTCTCTGCGCTGGACGTGACCAAGGCGCACACCCACCTGCTCGACGCCTTCGAGAGTCCGGGTCTTGGCCCCGTCGGGGTGGTGGACGACGGCGATGTCGTATTCCGTCGCATGCTGCCGCCGTCCTCCCCGGTGCTGGCCCCCGCGCAGCTGGCGGATCCGGTCGACATCATCCTCGCGTACTCCGGGGCAGACGGACGCCTCGTCGATGCGGCGCGAGGGACCGCGCGTGGCCTCGTCGTGGCGGCGCTGGGACGCGGTAACGTGCCGCCGGCCATGTCTGAGGCCATCGGGCGATGTGTGGGGGATGGGCTGCCTGTCGTGGTGGCCTCCCGCGCGCCGCGGGGGCGCGTGGGCCAAACCTATGGATATGAGGGCGGTGGCCGACACCTTGCGCGCCTGGGGGCGATCTTCACCGGGGCGCGCCGGCCACAGCAGGCGAGAATCGACCTGATGCTGGCGCTCGGCGCCGGGCTGTCGGGGGACGCACTGCGCGCGGTCTTTGATGGCTGA
- a CDS encoding SDR family oxidoreductase: MIDLTGRRALVTGGSRGIGGAVSRLLAACGADVAVHYRSRAADAEAMVATVRAAGRRAMSVAAELSDGAAVAGAVDAVATAWGGIDIFVGNAGIWPVEEVPISAMADARWSQTMRENVDGMFFSTRAALRHMGDGGRVVLVSSTAGQRGEAMHADYGASKGAMIAFVKSLAVEVASRGITVNSVAPGWVDTEMCEAPFAGEGRARIAAAIPVGRIATAEDIAFPIVCLCAAQARHVTGEIVNVNGGSVLCG; this comes from the coding sequence GTGATCGACTTGACGGGACGACGGGCGCTGGTGACCGGGGGCTCGCGCGGGATCGGCGGCGCGGTGTCGCGCCTCCTGGCGGCGTGTGGGGCGGATGTGGCCGTCCACTATCGGAGCCGCGCGGCGGACGCCGAGGCGATGGTGGCGACGGTGCGCGCCGCGGGACGTCGCGCGATGTCGGTCGCGGCGGAGTTGTCGGACGGTGCCGCGGTCGCTGGGGCGGTGGACGCGGTGGCCACGGCGTGGGGCGGGATCGACATTTTCGTGGGCAATGCGGGGATCTGGCCGGTGGAGGAGGTGCCGATCAGCGCCATGGCCGATGCGCGGTGGTCGCAGACGATGCGGGAGAACGTCGACGGGATGTTTTTTTCCACGCGTGCGGCGTTGCGGCATATGGGCGATGGCGGTCGCGTCGTGCTCGTCAGCAGCACGGCGGGCCAGCGTGGCGAGGCGATGCACGCGGACTACGGCGCCAGCAAGGGCGCGATGATTGCGTTCGTGAAGTCGCTGGCCGTCGAGGTGGCGTCTCGCGGGATCACGGTCAACAGCGTGGCACCGGGGTGGGTGGACACCGAGATGTGCGAGGCGCCGTTTGCCGGCGAGGGGCGCGCGCGCATCGCCGCGGCCATTCCGGTCGGGCGGATCGCCACGGCGGAGGACATTGCGTTTCCGATCGTGTGCCTCTGTGCCGCGCAGGCGCGTCACGTCACGGGCGAGATTGTCAACGTGAATGGCGGGAGTGTGCTGTGCGGGTAG
- a CDS encoding SIS domain-containing protein, with translation MDAETLVRTRLGDLSAVASASTGCLDDVLAAAGLMRTALRSGGKLLFCGNGGSAADAQHLATEYVVRYMKNRRPLAALALTTDTSLLTAAGNDLGFDEIFARQVEALGRPGDVVVVHSTSGNSPNVLRAATVARAAGLPVIAWTAQDGGQLRALATVCVRIPTARTDRAQELHLHLQHVICELLEGDLT, from the coding sequence ATGGACGCCGAGACCCTCGTGCGGACGCGTCTGGGCGATTTGTCTGCGGTGGCGAGCGCCTCGACTGGCTGCCTGGACGATGTCCTGGCTGCGGCCGGGTTGATGCGCACGGCGCTGCGGTCGGGCGGCAAGCTCCTGTTCTGTGGCAACGGCGGTTCCGCGGCCGATGCACAGCACCTCGCGACCGAGTACGTGGTGCGATACATGAAGAACCGGCGTCCCCTGGCCGCGTTGGCGCTCACGACTGACACCTCGCTGCTTACGGCGGCCGGGAACGACCTCGGGTTCGACGAGATCTTCGCGCGACAGGTCGAGGCGTTAGGTCGCCCGGGTGACGTCGTGGTGGTGCATTCCACGAGCGGCAACTCGCCGAATGTGTTGCGGGCCGCGACCGTGGCGCGGGCGGCGGGGCTGCCCGTGATCGCGTGGACCGCGCAGGACGGCGGGCAGCTGCGTGCGCTGGCGACGGTGTGCGTGCGGATCCCCACGGCGCGCACCGACCGGGCGCAGGAACTCCACCTGCACCTGCAGCATGTTATTTGTGAACTCCTCGAGGGGGACCTGACGTGA
- the alaS gene encoding alanine--tRNA ligase, with amino-acid sequence MRASEIRTRFLEYFRRHGHAVLPSSSLVPGDDPTLLFTNAGMVQFKKVFLGMEQPAHGRRATTSQKCVRAGGKHNDLEQVGHTARHHTFFEMLGNFSFGDYFKRDAIRFAWDWVTGPVAEGGLGMDPQHLRVSVFREDDEARVLWREVAGLPDSRIYGLGEKDNFWQMADTGPCGPCSEIYVDLAHLARDWRFPEGATGEWTDLTREEFSEAAFVEGGEAGRFLEIWNLVFMQFDKQADGTLVPLPKPSVDTGAGLERIAAALQGVTNNFHADVFAPLIARIEEVVGRPYDGRSATASDREASYRVIADHARAVAFLLADGVFPSNEGRGYVLRRILRRAVRHAWLLGRREPTLVHVVQRVIETMSDVYPELTQRASHITETTRAEEERFLATIEGGMRRFDELAPAGGTGTIAGDDAFRLYDTFGFPLDLTELMARERGYSVDVAGFETALAAQRTQSQEERKSRKLGVDAGSATEWTWETATGAQSTVGAGMPSFVGYATTSIDTQVTAVRHLDDGRVAVMLRETPFYAESGGQVSDHGEIRGSGWSVTVEDVRKFEGRTAAIGALTGTISFGPATAIVPTTRRHDTERNHTATHLLHAALRDALGDHVHQAGSLVAPDRLRFDFTHHGPIKAEVLARIEQQVNEGIWASVDVRTDERPYQEAVAAGAMALFGEKYGDVVRVVSIPGLSVELCGGTHVRNTGQIGLFKVVSETGVAAGVRRLEAVTGKGAFGLLAERDRTLHEVSDLLKANGATVVRKVQGLLEERKTLEKRLDEALRGGGDQVREMLARARDVGGLKVIAEAVVVEDAKVLQALGDALREQMGSGVAALAATLADGKSSLLVVATDDARDRGARADVIVKDLASAIGGRGGGKPHLAQAGVPDGSRLPEALGRLEGVVRGLLGA; translated from the coding sequence ATGCGCGCTTCCGAGATCCGCACCCGATTCCTGGAGTACTTCCGTCGCCACGGGCACGCCGTGCTCCCCAGTTCGTCGCTCGTTCCGGGCGACGACCCGACGTTGTTGTTCACCAACGCCGGCATGGTCCAGTTCAAGAAGGTCTTTCTGGGGATGGAGCAGCCGGCCCATGGGCGACGGGCGACGACCTCGCAGAAGTGCGTGCGGGCCGGCGGCAAGCATAACGATCTCGAGCAGGTGGGGCACACGGCGCGGCACCACACGTTCTTCGAGATGCTCGGCAACTTCTCGTTCGGGGACTACTTCAAGCGTGACGCCATCCGGTTTGCGTGGGACTGGGTGACGGGACCCGTTGCCGAGGGTGGGCTGGGGATGGACCCCCAACACCTGCGCGTGTCGGTGTTTCGCGAGGATGACGAGGCGCGCGTGCTGTGGCGCGAGGTGGCCGGGCTTCCGGATTCCCGCATCTACGGCCTGGGGGAGAAGGACAACTTCTGGCAGATGGCGGACACCGGCCCGTGCGGGCCGTGTTCCGAGATCTACGTGGACCTCGCCCACCTGGCTCGCGATTGGCGCTTTCCCGAGGGGGCGACCGGCGAGTGGACCGACCTGACCCGCGAGGAGTTTTCGGAAGCGGCGTTCGTCGAGGGCGGGGAGGCGGGACGTTTCCTGGAGATCTGGAACCTGGTGTTCATGCAGTTCGACAAGCAGGCCGATGGCACGCTCGTGCCGCTGCCCAAGCCGTCGGTGGACACGGGGGCTGGTCTGGAGCGTATTGCGGCCGCCCTGCAAGGCGTGACGAACAATTTTCATGCGGACGTCTTCGCCCCGTTGATCGCGCGCATCGAGGAGGTGGTCGGGCGCCCGTATGATGGGCGGTCGGCGACGGCCAGCGATCGGGAGGCTTCGTACCGGGTCATCGCGGATCACGCGCGGGCGGTCGCCTTTCTCTTGGCGGACGGGGTCTTTCCGTCGAACGAGGGGCGCGGGTACGTCCTTCGGCGCATCCTGCGTCGTGCGGTGCGCCACGCGTGGCTGCTCGGCCGGCGCGAGCCCACCCTGGTGCACGTGGTGCAGCGGGTCATCGAGACGATGTCGGATGTGTATCCCGAACTGACGCAGCGTGCGTCCCATATCACCGAGACGACGCGTGCGGAGGAGGAGCGGTTCCTCGCGACGATCGAGGGAGGGATGCGGCGGTTTGACGAGCTGGCGCCTGCCGGTGGCACCGGGACGATTGCCGGGGACGACGCCTTTCGCCTGTACGACACGTTTGGGTTCCCGTTGGACCTGACGGAACTGATGGCCCGGGAGCGCGGGTACAGCGTGGACGTGGCCGGGTTTGAGACGGCGCTGGCGGCCCAGCGCACGCAGAGTCAGGAGGAGCGCAAGTCGCGCAAGCTGGGCGTGGATGCCGGGTCGGCGACGGAGTGGACGTGGGAAACGGCCACCGGGGCCCAGTCGACCGTCGGCGCAGGCATGCCGTCATTTGTCGGGTACGCGACGACGTCGATCGACACGCAGGTGACGGCGGTCCGACACCTCGACGATGGGCGCGTCGCGGTGATGTTGCGCGAAACGCCGTTCTACGCGGAGTCCGGTGGCCAGGTCTCCGATCACGGGGAGATTCGTGGTTCGGGGTGGTCGGTCACGGTTGAGGATGTCCGCAAGTTCGAGGGACGGACCGCTGCGATCGGGGCTCTGACCGGCACGATATCGTTTGGCCCCGCTACGGCCATCGTGCCGACGACGCGGCGACATGACACCGAGCGCAATCACACGGCGACGCACCTGCTGCACGCGGCGCTCCGGGACGCCCTCGGCGACCACGTGCACCAGGCCGGGTCACTGGTCGCCCCGGATCGGCTTCGGTTCGACTTCACCCACCATGGACCGATCAAGGCCGAGGTATTGGCCCGCATCGAACAGCAGGTCAACGAAGGGATCTGGGCGTCCGTGGACGTGCGGACGGACGAGCGCCCGTACCAGGAAGCGGTGGCGGCGGGGGCGATGGCCCTGTTCGGCGAGAAGTACGGGGACGTGGTGCGCGTCGTGAGCATCCCCGGGCTGTCCGTCGAGTTGTGTGGCGGAACGCATGTGCGCAACACCGGCCAGATCGGACTGTTCAAGGTGGTCTCCGAGACCGGGGTCGCCGCGGGGGTCCGTCGCCTCGAGGCCGTGACCGGCAAGGGAGCGTTTGGGTTGCTGGCGGAGCGCGACCGCACGCTGCACGAGGTGAGCGACTTGCTCAAGGCGAATGGTGCTACCGTGGTGCGCAAGGTTCAGGGGCTGCTCGAGGAACGAAAGACCCTGGAAAAGCGGTTGGACGAAGCGCTCCGAGGCGGCGGTGACCAGGTGCGCGAGATGTTGGCCCGCGCGCGCGACGTGGGGGGGCTCAAGGTGATCGCGGAAGCGGTCGTCGTCGAGGATGCCAAGGTCCTCCAGGCACTCGGCGATGCCCTGCGGGAACAGATGGGGTCGGGCGTCGCCGCCCTGGCCGCCACGTTGGCGGATGGGAAGTCGAGCCTCCTGGTGGTGGCGACCGATGACGCGCGGGATCGCGGTGCCCGTGCGGATGTCATCGTGAAGGACCTCGCGTCCGCCATTGGTGGGCGTGGGGGAGGGAAGCCCCACCTGGCACAGGCGGGGGTGCCCGATGGGTCTCGACTGCCTGAGGCGCTCGGGCGGCTCGAGGGCGTGGTGCGCGGGCTGTTGGGCGCATGA
- a CDS encoding COX15/CtaA family protein, whose translation MPPAPPFITASHAAFLRRWMLASAAVVVLTLVIGGTTRLTESGLSITEWKPVSGVLPPLTREAWEAAFTAYQQIPEAQTVHRGISLEAFKSLFWWEWAHRIVARLAGLVMALPFLWLLARRQVPAGWMTRLAALPILTGAQGALGWYMVSSGLSQRTDVSQYRLVAHLGLALLIYAIAIWTWLDLRSGQRPGQLNRMGTLVAALAAATILSGGFVAGLDAGHIFNTFPLMGDGMVPPGYSQLTPMWRNWFENPAAVQFNHRVLATVTLFAALLAWWQGRAQGTKVMAVAALGQVALGITTLLMQVPIPIAALHQLGAVVLLTAALRAAHPATGHSSR comes from the coding sequence ATGCCCCCGGCCCCCCCGTTCATCACCGCCTCCCACGCCGCGTTCCTCCGCCGCTGGATGCTGGCAAGCGCCGCCGTCGTCGTGCTCACCCTTGTCATCGGGGGCACAACTCGCCTCACCGAGAGCGGACTCTCCATCACCGAGTGGAAGCCGGTGTCCGGGGTGCTCCCTCCGCTCACACGCGAGGCATGGGAGGCCGCGTTCACCGCCTATCAGCAAATTCCAGAGGCGCAGACCGTTCACCGCGGCATCTCCCTCGAGGCGTTCAAGTCGCTCTTCTGGTGGGAATGGGCGCACCGCATCGTGGCACGACTCGCGGGGTTGGTCATGGCGCTGCCGTTCCTCTGGCTCCTCGCCCGTCGGCAGGTTCCCGCGGGGTGGATGACCCGGCTGGCCGCGCTTCCCATTCTCACCGGTGCGCAGGGGGCCCTCGGGTGGTACATGGTGAGCAGCGGTCTCTCGCAACGCACCGACGTCAGCCAGTACCGCCTGGTGGCTCACCTCGGTCTCGCCCTGTTGATCTATGCAATCGCCATTTGGACGTGGCTGGACCTGCGTTCGGGACAGCGACCAGGACAACTCAACCGGATGGGAACCCTCGTCGCCGCCCTGGCCGCGGCGACCATCCTCAGCGGGGGCTTCGTCGCCGGCCTCGACGCAGGCCACATTTTCAACACGTTCCCGCTCATGGGCGACGGGATGGTCCCGCCCGGCTACTCACAGTTGACCCCGATGTGGCGCAACTGGTTTGAGAACCCGGCCGCCGTGCAATTCAACCATCGCGTTCTGGCCACCGTCACCCTGTTCGCCGCCCTCCTGGCGTGGTGGCAAGGACGCGCGCAAGGCACCAAGGTCATGGCAGTCGCGGCCCTTGGGCAGGTGGCGCTCGGCATCACGACCCTGCTCATGCAGGTGCCGATCCCTATAGCCGCACTGCACCAATTGGGAGCAGTCGTGCTACTTACCGCAGCGCTTCGGGCGGCGCATCCGGCAACGGGTCACTCGTCGCGCTGA
- a CDS encoding regulatory protein RecX, translating into MKRDLAPPPDGTLVPSAGIVAGLRAIDSSGARFEIRVGESAATVSAALIAEYQLAAGKLLTPSEAAGLSQAVSRLRVFDKAVALLALRARSARDLRTALRRRGAVATDANAVVEQLQELGLVNDAAFALAVAQGRAGSSGMSRRRVSQVLARKGIDSRLADEAAREVFDGVDETEAARVIAERRLRSLGRLDQAVRRRRLHAFLARRGFSSDVVRRVLDQVLRGSQRDE; encoded by the coding sequence GTGAAGCGAGACCTCGCCCCCCCGCCAGACGGCACCCTCGTTCCGAGCGCCGGGATAGTGGCCGGGCTGCGCGCGATCGACAGTTCCGGGGCTCGCTTTGAGATCCGGGTGGGGGAGTCCGCCGCGACGGTCTCGGCTGCCCTGATCGCGGAGTATCAGCTCGCTGCGGGCAAGTTGCTCACCCCGTCGGAGGCAGCCGGCCTCTCGCAAGCTGTGAGTCGCCTTCGGGTCTTCGACAAGGCAGTCGCCCTCCTCGCCCTGCGCGCGAGGTCCGCGCGCGATCTACGTACCGCACTCCGGCGCCGGGGTGCCGTCGCGACAGACGCCAACGCCGTCGTCGAGCAGCTGCAGGAACTCGGCCTCGTCAATGACGCCGCCTTCGCCTTAGCGGTAGCCCAGGGCCGTGCAGGCTCAAGCGGGATGTCGCGCCGACGGGTATCGCAGGTCCTAGCCCGGAAGGGGATCGACTCCCGCCTTGCGGACGAGGCGGCCCGTGAAGTCTTCGATGGCGTCGACGAGACCGAGGCCGCCCGAGTGATCGCCGAACGCCGCCTGAGGTCCCTGGGCCGGCTTGATCAGGCGGTACGGCGCCGTCGACTTCACGCGTTCCTCGCGCGCCGCGGCTTCTCCTCCGACGTCGTGAGGCGCGTGTTGGACCAAGTGCTCCGGGGCAGTCAGCGCGACGAGTGA
- the recA gene encoding recombinase RecA, whose amino-acid sequence MHMAAATQDDRRKALGLAISQIEKNCGKGAIMRMGSESARVPIACIPTGAINLDAAIGIGGIPRGRVTEIYGPESSGKTTLCLHVVANAQRSGGVAAFIDAEHALDVEYAKKLGVDIENLLVSQPDTGEQAMEICEILVRSGAVDVIVVDSVAALVPKAEIEGDMGDSHVGLQARLMSQALRKLTGAIARSRTAVIFINQLREKIGVMFGNPETTTGGKALKFYASLRLDIRRIGAVKDKEEVIGSQVRVKVVKNKVAPPFKQAEFDIMYAEGISLTSLLVDIGSEAGIIDKSGAWYSYGGQRIGQGRENAKMFLKDNPALMAEVEEKVKGVLGLKKGELTVDVEAPEE is encoded by the coding sequence ATGCACATGGCGGCAGCAACGCAGGATGACCGACGAAAGGCGCTGGGTCTCGCCATCTCGCAGATCGAGAAGAACTGCGGAAAGGGCGCCATCATGCGGATGGGGAGCGAGTCGGCGCGGGTACCGATCGCCTGCATCCCGACGGGGGCGATCAACCTTGATGCAGCGATTGGCATCGGTGGGATCCCTCGGGGGCGAGTCACCGAGATCTACGGCCCGGAGTCGAGTGGCAAGACGACCCTGTGTCTCCACGTAGTCGCGAATGCGCAGCGGAGCGGCGGAGTGGCTGCCTTCATCGACGCCGAACACGCGCTCGACGTCGAGTACGCCAAGAAGCTCGGGGTCGACATCGAGAACCTGCTGGTGTCGCAGCCGGACACCGGAGAGCAGGCCATGGAGATTTGCGAGATCCTGGTGCGCTCGGGCGCGGTCGACGTGATCGTGGTCGATTCGGTCGCGGCGCTGGTGCCGAAAGCCGAAATCGAGGGCGACATGGGGGACTCCCACGTGGGGTTGCAGGCGCGCCTCATGAGCCAGGCCTTGCGAAAGCTCACCGGTGCCATCGCGCGCTCGCGGACGGCCGTGATCTTCATCAACCAGTTGCGTGAGAAGATCGGGGTGATGTTTGGCAACCCCGAGACCACCACCGGCGGCAAGGCACTGAAGTTCTACGCCTCGCTCCGTCTCGACATTCGGCGGATCGGCGCCGTGAAGGACAAGGAGGAGGTCATCGGGTCACAGGTTCGCGTCAAGGTCGTAAAGAACAAGGTGGCCCCCCCGTTCAAGCAGGCCGAGTTCGACATCATGTATGCCGAGGGCATTTCGCTCACGTCCCTGCTGGTGGATATCGGATCGGAGGCCGGGATCATCGACAAGTCCGGCGCCTGGTATTCCTACGGCGGACAGCGGATCGGTCAGGGCCGGGAAAACGCCAAGATGTTCCTCAAGGACAACCCGGCGCTTATGGCAGAAGTCGAGGAAAAGGTCAAGGGCGTCCTGGGGCTGAAAAAGGGCGAATTGACCGTCGACGTGGAGGCTCCGGAGGAGTAG
- a CDS encoding YraN family protein — MQTPYELGIVGEQIAERWLRRRGWRVLHRRYRSGHRDIDLVAERDGLVTFVEVKTRRGAAFGGPVAAVNWRKQRELARSAHTWVDRFGRRGESYRFDVVGVLVNGEVVRVRHVENAFSLESGA, encoded by the coding sequence GTGCAGACACCGTACGAACTCGGGATCGTAGGCGAGCAGATTGCCGAACGCTGGCTTCGCCGCCGGGGCTGGCGCGTGCTGCACCGCCGGTACCGGTCCGGCCATCGCGACATTGACCTCGTCGCGGAACGCGATGGTCTGGTCACCTTTGTGGAAGTGAAGACGCGCCGCGGGGCCGCATTCGGTGGACCGGTGGCAGCGGTTAACTGGCGCAAGCAGAGGGAGTTGGCGCGTTCAGCTCACACATGGGTTGATCGGTTCGGGCGTCGGGGGGAGTCGTATCGCTTCGATGTTGTCGGCGTTTTGGTTAACGGAGAGGTTGTCCGTGTACGGCATGTGGAGAATGCATTTTCTCTTGAAAGTGGCGCTTGA
- a CDS encoding DNA translocase FtsK 4TM domain-containing protein, protein MTGVSSGVRREIAGVAWIILAVFLAGAVALQPVDPYTSCAAATGRFGPVGACLKAATQGALGASTTWLLPLLPLLHGLRVLRRIPQDADRRWTLFTVGLLALLPIAIGLWSDGTPRPDSPGGLWGGFVSFYLRRALGTAGGWLALLMSGSALTAWSLRWNPVRMVIGSAASAQVKPPLAAVLEPPPEEMPAVEGYVPAEPARPLAVEPTVDQLAERRKRKEKKAVPAPAAPVPDVAVVAPILVSSEDALAYALPSPELLTPAPPSEPELGKRELEAMGVKLMDALRTFKVEGTLVDHTVGPVVTQFEIEPAPGVKVRQFANLANDLALAMRASSIRVVAPIPGRGAVGVEVPNPTPQVVAFRALIESPEFQNARMALPLALGRDLEGRPVVTDLARMPHLLIAGATGSGKSVCVNTIITSLVYRHTPETLQFLMVDPKMVELSVYNALPHLLHKVITDNRDAAYVLKWAVMTMQKRYELLAANGARNIQEFNKRVLDGAPLIHPRRADVAFEREEYKDGIMPYVVLVIDELADLMMTVQGEVETPLAMLAQKARAIGIHIILATQRPSVNVITGLIKANFPSRIAFRVASQIDSRTIIDGMGAESLLGNGDMLFIPPGKSEPQRLQGAYIPGEDTEHLTAWFTARTEARQDALRARGAAGEELRRADIIAEMKAQEALDREDEEESSEGEGQRDPIFRKAAETCIQHQLGSTSLLQRRLGIGYGRAARVIDQLHAAGVLGPPNGSKPREILIGLDDLDRIVPQSLD, encoded by the coding sequence GTGACCGGCGTGTCCAGTGGCGTGCGGCGCGAAATCGCCGGGGTCGCGTGGATCATCCTCGCCGTGTTCCTCGCCGGCGCCGTGGCGCTTCAGCCGGTGGATCCCTACACATCTTGTGCAGCGGCGACGGGGCGCTTTGGCCCGGTCGGCGCCTGCCTGAAGGCGGCGACCCAGGGGGCACTGGGGGCCTCAACCACCTGGCTGCTCCCACTCCTCCCCCTGTTGCATGGGCTGCGCGTGCTGCGGCGGATCCCGCAGGACGCAGATCGTCGCTGGACGCTCTTTACGGTCGGTCTCCTCGCCCTCCTGCCGATCGCGATCGGCTTGTGGAGTGACGGAACCCCGCGTCCGGACAGCCCCGGGGGACTCTGGGGTGGCTTCGTCTCGTTCTATCTGCGGCGAGCCCTCGGCACGGCAGGTGGCTGGCTGGCGCTCCTGATGAGCGGGTCGGCGCTTACCGCGTGGAGCTTGCGCTGGAACCCCGTGCGCATGGTGATCGGTTCGGCCGCGTCCGCGCAGGTCAAACCACCGCTTGCCGCTGTGCTCGAGCCGCCGCCGGAGGAGATGCCTGCGGTCGAAGGGTACGTTCCCGCCGAACCCGCGCGGCCGCTCGCCGTGGAGCCCACGGTAGATCAGCTGGCCGAGCGTCGGAAGCGCAAGGAGAAAAAGGCGGTCCCTGCGCCAGCGGCGCCGGTGCCCGACGTGGCCGTGGTGGCGCCCATCCTGGTGAGCAGCGAAGACGCGCTCGCCTACGCCTTGCCCTCTCCTGAGCTGCTGACCCCGGCGCCACCCTCGGAACCCGAGCTCGGCAAGCGCGAGTTGGAGGCTATGGGGGTGAAGCTCATGGACGCGCTCCGGACCTTCAAGGTGGAGGGGACGCTCGTCGATCACACGGTCGGTCCGGTCGTCACCCAGTTCGAGATCGAACCAGCGCCGGGTGTAAAGGTCCGCCAATTCGCGAATCTGGCGAATGACCTTGCCTTGGCTATGCGGGCCTCAAGTATCCGGGTGGTTGCCCCGATCCCGGGGCGCGGCGCGGTCGGCGTGGAGGTCCCCAATCCGACCCCGCAGGTCGTGGCCTTTCGGGCGCTGATCGAGTCGCCGGAGTTCCAGAACGCGCGCATGGCCCTCCCGCTCGCCCTCGGCCGCGACCTCGAGGGGCGCCCGGTGGTCACGGACCTCGCCCGCATGCCGCACCTGCTCATTGCCGGCGCCACGGGCTCCGGCAAGTCGGTCTGCGTGAACACCATCATCACGAGCCTGGTCTACCGGCACACCCCGGAGACCCTGCAGTTCCTGATGGTCGACCCGAAGATGGTCGAACTGTCGGTCTACAACGCGCTGCCACACCTGCTGCACAAGGTCATCACCGACAATCGCGACGCTGCCTACGTCCTCAAGTGGGCCGTGATGACGATGCAGAAGCGGTATGAGCTCCTCGCGGCCAATGGGGCGCGCAACATCCAGGAGTTCAACAAGCGCGTGCTCGATGGTGCGCCGCTGATTCATCCACGCCGCGCGGACGTCGCGTTCGAACGGGAGGAGTACAAGGACGGCATCATGCCGTATGTGGTCCTCGTCATCGACGAGTTGGCCGACCTGATGATGACGGTGCAGGGCGAGGTGGAGACCCCGCTCGCCATGCTCGCCCAGAAGGCACGCGCGATCGGGATCCACATCATCCTCGCCACCCAGCGCCCGTCGGTGAACGTGATCACCGGCCTGATCAAGGCGAACTTCCCGAGCCGCATTGCGTTTCGCGTGGCGTCCCAGATCGACAGCCGAACGATCATCGACGGGATGGGGGCCGAGTCGCTGCTGGGCAACGGCGACATGTTGTTCATTCCCCCGGGGAAGTCCGAGCCCCAGCGCCTGCAGGGGGCGTATATCCCCGGTGAGGACACCGAACACCTTACGGCCTGGTTCACGGCCCGCACAGAGGCGCGCCAGGACGCACTGCGGGCCCGTGGAGCCGCGGGTGAGGAGTTGCGCCGGGCCGATATCATCGCGGAGATGAAGGCGCAGGAGGCACTCGACCGCGAGGACGAGGAAGAGTCGTCGGAAGGCGAAGGGCAGCGCGACCCGATCTTTCGCAAGGCAGCCGAGACCTGCATCCAGCACCAGCTGGGGTCGACGTCGTTGCTCCAACGACGCTTGGGCATCGGCTACGGTCGTGCTGCGCGCGTCATCGATCAACTGCATGCGGCCGGCGTGCTGGGCCCGCCCAATGGGTCCAAGCCACGGGAGATTCTCATCGGCCTCGACGACCTGGATCGCATCGTTCCGCAGTCCCTGGACTGA